CTGTGGGAGGTGGAGCTCCATGTAGAGGAGGCGGTGCACCTTGGAAAGCAGCGTGCGCAGCAGCGGCACCAGGAATGAGTAGGTCTCCTCCGTCTGCTCCTGCACAGAACGTTGCAGGATGTTCTCCACCTTCCCCAGCAGGTAACACGCCTCATCCTGACTGGACACCTCCTTGGTCTGTAGGACACCGTTCAGCTTGGCCGTGGCCAGGGCGCACACCTGGAAACAAGTGTAAAGTGTACCtcaaagtagctcaatgaaatagcactcaaagtaaaagttgaatagaatttgatcaacatgtgaaaatctgaaatgatgatgatgatgatgatgatggtggtggcgATGAAGGAGAGCTCACTCACCTGTGGGTCATGCTGAGCCATGAAGCCCAGCAGCAGCCTGAGGCCCACCTGGGACAGGGTAAACCACTGAGTCCCAGAGGAGAACCAAACCATGAGGCTGTCCATCAGCGTCACCGTCTCTTCCAGAACCTTCTCCGTCCACAGAGTCGGGTTCACCAGGCCCTCCGCCTGCAGGAAGTCCTGCACCATGTGGAGCAGCCGCACCGCGTTCTCCGTGTGCTGGGGTAAAGTGGCGGCCGACGCCTCACGGTTATCGCTCACCGCCCACTCCAGCATGCGCTCCATCAGACTGTAGAGGAACCAGAACATCCGTTATCACACGCTCCACGTTACatcttcatcctcatcctcacctGAGCTTGATGTGGTCGACAGGAAGCAGCAGCTCATTGGCCGTCCCCAGCTTGGTGAGCGCCGAAAAAACCTGACCACGTTCTAACCACGCTGAGTCATCAGATCCCTCCACACCACGCCACATCACACACAGGATGATCTCTAGCAGCATGCTACACAGCTCCTCCTCCGCCCGCTGCACACAGCATAAAGTCagaattttattatattaaagtTGTATGTTAATAATGTTGtaatattattagattaaagcaattatattttgagattaaagtcgtaatattttgaaaaCAGTCGTAATTTTAAAAgattaaagtaataatatttCCAGATTAAAGTCTgagaaaggtcaaaggtcacaagGTAGTCTGACCTCAGCGTTGTTGAAGGAGTCTCCCAGTGAGATGTTGTCactaaacaggaagtgatcATCGGTCAAACAGGAAGACGCTGCCTCACACGTCCCGGGGAAAGGTTTACTGGTTTCCACAGGGGAGGGTGTACTGGGCATGCTCCCTGGCGTCTGGCTGCCACTGTCCCCACCCTCGTAGGCCTGTAGGTGGGACAGGTCCAGCAGGAGCCCGCCCGTTTTTCCCACTGTCCATGGCTTGGAGGAGGCAGAGGACGAGGGCGTGTCCAGCAGTGAGATGACGTCTCCGTTCTCCATGCTGTCCACGGACCGCGTGTCGCCCACGCTGAAGCGGTCGTCCTCCAGGCGGTCCAGGCGGCCGGTGCTCCCGGCCCGGGGCCGGCGCTCCAGGGGCGGCTCCAGGCGGTGAGTGCTGCCGGCGCTGGTGCGGCTGAGGTCCAGGCTGCAGGTACTGATGGCGTCAGAGCTTCGTGGTGGAGGTAGAGAACCGTCACCTCTGAGGTACAGCCGCATTAGAGTGTCTTGCCAGCACTGCTGCATAGAGATGTGGAGCGCAGCTTCCTGTTGAGACTGGAGCAGCTGGTACACCTGAGAACACACCAGAGAACACAgaaagtgaagaagaagaagtacaAGTAGtagaaaaataagaagaaataatagaagtagtagtagtagaacaAAAAGAACAAGTAGAGAATAAGAAGCGGTAGTAGTAGCAGAGGAAGTAGACCCAAAagtccttctatcctcagggtttgtgtgtcttcaacagtctgcgATTttctcgctaacttcagccaccggagcatgtcagcacactgtttaaaggagagtaaaggtcgcttaggagagctcttcttctctgcttcattgtctacagtgtgctgacactctctggtggctgaagttaccGGTAATCCATGGACTGTTGAAGCCGCTCTCAGGtttaattttctgaaaaattgtgagtgtaaaatgtgtttttattttcctgtcTGTACCCATTTCCACTCATTTCCTTTTTAATCAACTGTTTTAGTCTTTTTAATCTTACAAAAGCTGTTCTAGGGACGGGTGTTGAAAAACAGTGTGtagacacgctctggtggctgaagcaATAGCCACAAACATGAGATGCCCGTTTTCAGCCGACTATGTTTATTGTATCTGTCCCTAATAAATAaagcttaaataaataaaaaaataacttcctgTGTGTAGGTGTGACGAGTCCTCACCCTCTTACACACGAGGAGTCGTACACTGGGTCCTGCTCTGTGAGTGAGCTGAACCAGAGCCATCAGGTCCTTGTAGTTCACCACCTGATCTGCACGCCACACGcgcacacagcacacacacaaagtatttCCATTAGTGATGCTGTATTGATCACTCTCTAACGATATGGTTTGTTCTCTAATGAATGCTTCAGTAATCAATCGTTCTCCGTTGAACGTTAACCAATCAGAGCAGCACTTATTGATGTATGAAGTCAATGAATATTGAAGAGATCAAATGAATGAATTCAGGAAGTAATCAAATCATGGATACATGAACAACGTAGAGGTTAAGCTCCTCCAACAGCTACAAAAGACTGTAATATTTAAACTATTTAATCAGGTACACTTTCTAAAGAAGGGCGCCATAAAATGCTGCCATGGTAACGAAATAATGATTTAATCAGCTGACTGAATTAGAAGTTAGAGAAAAACTAACATCCAAAATGCTTGTTCGCAACTTAACGTACAACATTAAAAGGTTTTTTCTAGAGGtagggcttaaaaaaaaaacaatgtagttAATGAGacactttgtaattaattaatctatatTAATGTCCTAACTATTTGACATGAGAAGCAAtgttttccagtttaaatgtattttggcaTATgctaaatcaataaaacaataaattatcTTAAgcaactaaatagtgtttattatttccatcactgagtgctaataatgtgtaatatgaataatgaatattatgattgcattgttctcAAAGCACAAACTTACCTTTAACTGAGctatattcatgttttctattcattgatttttagtaaactttctaaaacaaatgtgcttttgtattaatgtattaataatatCGCGTtcaagtcccagccctaatttttTCTCATCATTCTTTTGAAAACTGCTTTATGAGGACAGATGGAGTGTGAGAGTACATACCTGTGTGGAGGACCTGGTTGAGCAGACATCGGACCAGTGTGGGCGTGATGTGAAGCTCAGAGAAGAGCAGTGATAGGCTGCCGTATCCAGCCTCCCTCAACCTCAGCCGCTGTTTGTTCTTCTCGTAGACGCGGTCGAATCGCAGCATGCGCTCAAACAGCTGTGTAGGGCAGAGACGTTAAATCACGCTAACGTCACGCTAACAGCAGAGGATAACCTACTTTGAAGACGAGCTCTCGGAGGCGATCAGAGTGTTTGTTGTTGAGGAGGAGGGCGTAGCAGGAGTCGGCCGCTCCGGGCTCAAACAGCAGCAGGAACAGCTGGTCTCTGGCTGGGCTGGTCTGGAGGAGGCTGAGCAGCAGCTCCAGGATGCTGCACAGCTGACACACAACGCACATACGATGCATAGATGTAGCCTAAAGTGTGTTTAACTAGTAACTATTAtcagttaaaataaaacaacttgtTTACCAACCTGCTCTTCATCTCCGATGGCAGCAATATATCCCAGAATGCTGTGCATCTCCTCCTGCGTCACTCCTTTGCTGATGTAATACTTGACGAGGCTGAGGAGAGACGCTCGGATGGCGCGTACGTCGTCCTCGCTAAGgtcgctgtccttggtgctgatcCTCCTGCAGGGCAGCGGACCACAGCTTTAGAAGCAGCTCAGAGGAAAAGGTGAAGATGTACCCATAACAGAGAACAGAAACTACTTTACAAACTTGTAattttttgagaataaagtcgcaATATTCAAGATGAAAgccgtaatatttcaagatttaaatagtaatattttgagattaaagtagtAATATTTCAAGACTAAAGTCGTGATATTTCGACATTATGAGGACGACAGCTTTAGAAGCAGCTCGGAGGAAAAGGTGTAGACGTACCCGTAATAGAGTCGTATAGTGTCCAAAAGGAACTGAACGCCGTACTTCCTCCTGAACTGCTTCCTGTTGTCTTTGATGATGGTGGACATGTACTGAATGTGACCTGTGAGAGGACGACAGGTGTGTCAGTGAGggaggtgatgatgatgatggtgaagaGGAGGTGCTGAGTTAAAGCTCCGACCTATGCGCAGAGGGAAGTCCCCTTTGTTCCAGATGTTGAGGTTGAAAAGCAGATGTGTGTGGAGCTGCTGCAGCAGAGCCTGGTTCTTCTCGTAGGTCACCTGTTCCATCAGCAGCTGAACAGAAACCAGCACGCTGACGTCCACGTGACTCCCAGGTAGCTACACACACATAAAGAAACCAGAGACTTTaacacaggggttctcaacctggggtcagcgtgagacactgggagcgggtcaccagatgccttcaagaaactaagaacattttctgaacaatttgagcccaattttggttatttttacattttttctgcaacaccaccaaactcaccatatttttgcctattttcatcactttttcataccatatttttgctccttttaaaggatttttgcaacattactcccatttctgacacatctacatcaaatttcaataccttttctgcacattttctgcacttttaagacatttccaGTActtaaacactttccaccactttatgtcacatatgttgacccattattgtcacttttaaccccttttcaacatttcttttgtttattttttgccaattgaaCCACAGCTCTGACAGCTTTATGCACAATACTGTTAcctgtgtctgtaaatgtggaAATAGACAatgtttcaaaaagaaaaaaaaaattaaaggcattcttttttacagtaatctaaagaataaaaacattttcatgatcTTTTAGTTCTCTAACAATGGTTAATGAGCACACTGACCTTCTGCAGTAGCGCCCCCAGCGTTCCCACGCCGTGTGAGTGCAGCAGGTTCTCCTGGTTGATGGAGTGCCTCTGCAGGAAGTGCTTCAGCACCAGCAGGAACGTGGCCACCAGGTTCTTCTCCAGCCGAGCCTCTGTGACGCACACACCAATCACATACTCTAGACATACAGCAGGGTGTGGTGATGACGTACAGACAGAAACGGCCACTCCCACAGACCTGAGGCCCTGTTGGAGGGAAGTATGACCCAGTCTCCATCAGCTGGTGTGGTCACATCAGGGCTGATGAAGTCTGACCCAGCTGATGGATCAATGCTGTGCTGAGAGGGCATGGTCAGACACAGCTGCTCCAGGATGGGAAACAGCACCGTGACTCCGCCGACACAGTTGATCATGTCCTGTGGgtacaataatcaataatcctaaTTTATGAAAGAGGAGAAAGTATTTCCAGTTGCACTTACTTTGATGTCCCAGTTTACGACTTTGTTCCCAGTGAGGCGTCCATGCAGCAGGTTAGGAGACAGATCCAGACAGATTGGGTTTTTACATGcctgggaaaaaatgtgcacgTTAAGTAAAACACAACGTGCCTGTTTAGTAAGAATCTACTGCACATGTGTGAaagaaaacaggaagtgaagttTAATGATGACTCAGAAACTACGGGGACAGATTTgtctaaaaaaatattcacaaatatattcacaattttcacttgttttttttcctctcgaTTTTCACACGTTTTTCCagaaacgtcatcgacacaatCTAAGCATGtgaaaaatttggaaaaatacaaattgtttgattgtgaatattttttagacAAATCTTTCCCATAAAATTAGGAGTCACACCCACCGGTTTATCTACAAAGCTCTGAGATCAAAGCTCAGAGATCAAAGCAGCTCACCTGAGGCGAGTAGTGCAGCAGCAGTTTACTGGAAAGATCTCCAACTTCTGACTCATGGCCTTTGAAAGGAGAGATGCAGTTTGGCCCTGTGGAGATTAAACCAATCAGTGAACAGGGATCTCACGCCTTGGCTCCACCCCTCCACGCTCTGCTCACCAGCGCCACAGATGGCTTTGATGTGGTTCTGCTGCAGAGCCTCGTGGAACACCATGACTCCACCCAACTGGCCCTGCAGGGAGGTGGGGCTCCCCCACTCGCTGTCCTGGGTCCCCGCTGAGATCAGCTTGGTGACGGTCTCTGGTTTGCTCCCCAAGAGGCCCCCCCACGTCTGAGGGGAGAGGATACCACCGAGTGAGGAGCGAGAGGTGGGCGTGGTCACAGAGGAGAAGGGCGGGTCGGGGATCTgagagggtgggggggtggTGGTGCGGTGGCCGGCTGAACCGATGCAGCAGGAAGTGAACGGCTGGGAAACAAGAgtcaaattgtaattttatgagataaaattcataacatttcaagattaaagttgtaattttatgacaataaagtcgtattttaataaaatctttattttttttagattaaagtcataacatTTCAGGATTAAAGTCAtaacatttttagattaaattcgtattttaataaaatctaaattttataagattaaagttgtaatatttcaagaataaagtcgaaatatcTTGATATTAAAGTTttaattttatgaaaaaaaaggaacaatatttcgagattaaagaattcaagaaatgtatatttttctgtgcttttcttttaatcattttgttcatttacttcGGGAACCCCACAAAAATAGACCGAAGCATATGGCCCACCGAGTCTGACCTAAAGGTGATAAAACGagcaatatataaattattattttaatcaataactactagacatttcaggtgaccccatttaaattacaGGTGTTCAAATGCAGCATATATTGATTGTATacaataagtaataataatataaatacagtatCTTACCTCTGTCATGGTGGGGTATCTGAGTGGAGCAGAGAGCTTCTGTTGTCCATCCACATAAATGTAGAGCAGACTCTGTCCAAAGGGCCTCTTCCCTGGCACGTGCACCACCCCGATGCTGTGCTGTGGATGTCAGttcacagccaatcagagcccaGTATTTGGAGCAGTGGCAAGAGGGAGAGAGGCGGAGCTACACTCACCCACAGAGAGTCACAGAAGCAGTAGTCTGGCAGCATGACGGTGACGTACTCCTTCCTGGTGCACACGGCCACCACCAGGGCCCCCGCAGAGCTGAAGAATGCCTCAAAGCCCGTCCCCCCAGGGGTGAAGAAGCTGTACCAcagacggggggggggggggtctcagTAATACACACACAGGGTGATGCCTCTACAACCATTAGCATTagacattttaaaatttaatagGTAGCGGTACATGTAAATGTAGATATCTATGATTCAATTTTGACAGTGGCAAttctaattattgatatttACAATTCTAGTCTCACTAGTTACACTAttaattgtagatatcaacAATTTAATTTTCACTAGTGGAAATCACGATTGTAAATTTCAAAATGTCCCATTGACTTTCATTCAATTGTTTCTGTTCACATTGTAGAtttcttttgtgtatgtttcatgtctttttgtgtatttatttgtatttgtacatttgtcatttggtatatttgtttttaattctgttttttgtttattgatgTTTTGTATCTCatgagtcaatttgtgcatttttggagtcattcgtGTTCtcgtttgtttatttttctgttattttcttgagttttggagtaaatttgggTAATCTTGTCAACCTTTAGTGCAATCTTTTGTAATATGGTatttttctggagtcattttgtgtatttttccttgttttttaatgttttattgtgattttgtgcatttggggGCCGTACAAATGCTTCACCTGTACAGCTGCTTCCTCTTGTCTTTGCTAACCGGTCCCAGCTGGTCCTGGTCCAGGGACAACCAGGCCAGAAAGCTGAAGGCCGACCCCGGCCAGCGCGTCACGGTGGGGGCCACGATGCCCGCCATGCTGGGCGACAGGTCGAAGTACTGCATGGCGCTCTCCAGGCCCTGTTTACGCACCATGACCAGCAGGCCCCTGAGGGCCGCGCCCACGTAGGGGTGGGCCTGGTTGGGGTCCGGGGGCCTTAGCAGACGTAGGTACCCCAGCAGCTCTCTGCTGCTCAGGGACTGGGACCCCAGAGAGCCCACCAACCCAAACAGGCTCTCTGCACACGCCCGGTGCAGACGCTGGTGGCACTCCAGTGCCGCTAGGGCCCGCACCACCATGGCGCTGTTCACACATGTGGAGCGTGTTTGGCGGTTGAGGCAACTGAGGcgtctcagccaatcagcagcgaAGAGCTGCAGCTCAGCAGAGTCTAAGTGTGGGAGCCACTGGATGAGCAGCAGTAGGGGCTCCACGTTACTGATGCCCAGGAGCCCCACGGAGGAGTGCTCACCCTCCAccgcctgcacacacacacacactaagggtgagcacacacacacacatagatctATTCACATGATAAACAAACAGCTCACCATGTTCATCAGCTCTTTGAGGAGGAGTCGAGAGGGTTGACCCAGAGAAAGGAGAACCTCGTACAGCTGATTGTAGCCGATCCTCTCCTTAAACACTTCCTGCACAAGCATGATTTTAGAAGTTATGACAATTTGTTCACAAAGAGTTTAAGTTTAAGGTAAAAGCTGGAGCTGCTCCACTCCACTATAGAAGTTAGCTCaaagctaaaaatggaactcactagcagtagtagtagtaagtagtaagtcAAAGATACAGAGAAGATGAAAATATGAgctgaatattaaaaaatagcTGAATATTTTATAGGTGGAATGGTTTAAGAATGGCTCAAGAGTGGAACTTTAAAGTTTACGGTGAAATTAATTCAAATTAACTAAAaagtttaacagtttaaaaagttgaaaagctACAAAAAAGCATAATGTGCAGGACTTTTCTGCACGTGTTGACACCACACCTGATGAAATTAGTTGAAAGATGTGGGAGTAGTTTGAGCTAGCATCCTCGCTAACAAAGCATGTTACCTTAGCAGCAGGAGACTTATGCATCACTGTGGTCAGAGCTTTGATGGTTGCTACGGCGAGAGAGTCCAGCCGGCTCTGGTTCACCTGACCAGGAGGAAACAAAGCTCTTTAGTATTTATGGTACAAAATATGAGGATGGATGGATTCATTCTGTCACTGCACAGACATGCAGAGCGTGAGAAGCCACGggacaaaaatcaatcaaacatGCTCATTATCAAGGTCGCAGCTTTGTTTTGGTAGACGATGATCAATCAAAACCCAACACAGAAACACCACCTGCTTTCCTCACACATggaacacatatacacacacacacacacacacacacacatctccatCCAGCTCCGTCCTGCTCCTGGTTGGACTAACAGACTAGTGACCGGTGACTATTACACACAGAGCTTTAGACCAGCTGGAGAGGGACTGTGACACAGAACCAATCATTGTAAACCCCCAGGGAACCCCACACACAGACCaggtggaggggggtgggggggtggggtagATCCATTAGGGAGGTGAGGGGGCAACGCCACAGCAAGACGACCGAGTCAACCTATACCTGACCATGTATGGAAAGCAGTTTGAACGTGATATCAACCATTATTAATCTCTACTAGTGCTTAACTTGGGTTTACTAGTGTACAAGTAGTCActagttagcatcatatgctaataagggggcggaGAAAGTAAAtccaggcttgccattggctttggaaagtattccaaccaatcagagagctggatttggttctaatccctcctacttacattaggtctactagtactactagtaagatGTTTTAagtgtactagtagtactaaACAAAATTTTGTTTTCTAATAAAGCTTTGAATTTTTACTAGTAATGTGTTTTAAGTCTACCAGTATGACTAGTAACACTAAATTTTCTACTAGTAGCTAGTTTTGCTTTACTAGTGCTAGTAAACGGTGACGTAGTCTTGCTGAGGCGTGACCACGTGGATGAAGGGGCGTGGCTGCAGCAGCaggaagggagggagggagggagagctgtgggtgggggcggggcttactCCACGGTACCTGAGCGTCCCCCTCTCCTGTCAGTAACCTGTTGTTGGTTTTATCTTTCTGGTCCTTGTCTGCCGCCGTGCACCTGGCATTGAccagctgacacacacacgcacacacaaaaacacacagagtgaGGGCTAGACAGAAAGAGGGAAAGGATGGAGGGATGGAGGTTAAAGAAggcacaaccccccccccctgcAGGGCTCGCACAGTGCAGGAGGCGTGGCCTTTGGGtgaggaaacaaacacaaacatgcaaCGTGGGGTTGTTCTCAATCTGCAGCACAAACTGTGTTAGTGGCACATGGACATAAGAAGGATTCATTTAACACTTTCATAAACGTATATGTTCTGGATAAAGTAACTAAATTTAAAGTAATCTATTCCTCTGTCTGAGCTAACGTGCTAGCACCTTGcttttctgaataaataactgtaatttaatcCTCTGGCGTACTTTACCTTGCTGTTCTGCAGCAGTCGTATGAGATGTTCAAAGCAGTTGCTGTTGAGAAAGATGGCCTGAAGCACGGGTCGGTCTGAGCACAGGAACATGTCTCTGATGGCGTCTGAAACACAGGACCAGAGGAGGTCAGAAACCCACcaacacctcctcctcctccaccacgCTGCATACCCAACATGTGGACTTGCAGAGCCACAAAGCGACTCTCCCAGTGTGGCCCCAGAGTTAGCCCCCGCCGATCGGCctgctgctgattggctgtgacGGCGGCCGCTGGGTCAGAGTTGAGCAGTTTGAAGTAGTTTTCCAGCACGGAGGCTATCTCCACCTGGCGCTGGTCGGAGCTGGAGGCCAGCAGACGCTGCACCACCTCCCTCAGGCAGCCCAGGGTCAGCAGGGACTTCTTATCGGGGGCGTCGCCCTCCCAGTCCTCGCCCTCGTCCAATGAGCAGCCGCCCAGGGAGCAGTCGGTCAGCACACGCATCAGAACCTCCATAGTGGCAGGGGAGATGGCCAGCAGGGCGTTCCTCTGtcgtgggggggaggggggagtcagagtaaataataacacacacatttattatgtTCATCAGAGTGGGAGGAGCCTGTTACCTGATCACCTGCTACGATAGCGCCGAAGAGATGCAGCAGGCAGCATTTCAAACTCTCCTTCAGGTGTTCGCTCTCCTGGAAGCACTCTGAAAAAACAATAAGGATGCACTGATTTACTTCCTGTTTCACTACGTTagcattattttcattttttttatactttacaTGTTTTAGGCCTTTTTTCaaagtttataaatgtattgtgtccttttcaaaaatta
This is a stretch of genomic DNA from Gouania willdenowi chromosome 2, fGouWil2.1, whole genome shotgun sequence. It encodes these proteins:
- the nbeal1 gene encoding neurobeachin-like protein 1 isoform X3, with product MASSERLYEVWMLYCTKRDPDYFKLWLEIFISSHEQCLDVDFEKTPSRPEELPPVLTLLPDNILQVLRHQLLQCVHKASDGLEAEQQNLALLLLKFLIVVCRNRSNVEEIGTCSYINHIITMTTLYIQQLKSKTKEKEMADQSQAEEFVRHALVFCESLYDPYHNWRRRTCGQTLGTVERSRHKYKAAPLTVEFVPFFYQCFQESEHLKESLKCCLLHLFGAIVAGDQRNALLAISPATMEVLMRVLTDCSLGGCSLDEGEDWEGDAPDKKSLLTLGCLREVVQRLLASSSDQRQVEIASVLENYFKLLNSDPAAAVTANQQQADRRGLTLGPHWESRFVALQVHMLDAIRDMFLCSDRPVLQAIFLNSNCFEHLIRLLQNSKVNQSRLDSLAVATIKALTTVMHKSPAAKEVFKERIGYNQLYEVLLSLGQPSRLLLKELMNMAVEGEHSSVGLLGISNVEPLLLLIQWLPHLDSAELQLFAADWLRRLSCLNRQTRSTCVNSAMVVRALAALECHQRLHRACAESLFGLVGSLGSQSLSSRELLGYLRLLRPPDPNQAHPYVGAALRGLLVMVRKQGLESAMQYFDLSPSMAGIVAPTVTRWPGSAFSFLAWLSLDQDQLGPVSKDKRKQLYSFFTPGGTGFEAFFSSAGALVVAVCTRKEYVTVMLPDYCFCDSLWHSIGVVHVPGKRPFGQSLLYIYVDGQQKLSAPLRYPTMTEPFTSCCIGSAGHRTTTPPPSQIPDPPFSSVTTPTSRSSLGGILSPQTWGGLLGSKPETVTKLISAGTQDSEWGSPTSLQGQLGGVMVFHEALQQNHIKAICGAGPNCISPFKGHESEVGDLSSKLLLHYSPQACKNPICLDLSPNLLHGRLTGNKVVNWDIKDMINCVGGVTVLFPILEQLCLTMPSQHSIDPSAGSDFISPDVTTPADGDWVILPSNRASEARLEKNLVATFLLVLKHFLQRHSINQENLLHSHGVGTLGALLQKLPGSHVDVSVLVSVQLLMEQVTYEKNQALLQQLHTHLLFNLNIWNKGDFPLRIGHIQYMSTIIKDNRKQFRRKYGVQFLLDTIRLYYGRISTKDSDLSEDDVRAIRASLLSLVKYYISKGVTQEEMHSILGYIAAIGDEEQLCSILELLLSLLQTSPARDQLFLLLFEPGAADSCYALLLNNKHSDRLRELVFKLFERMLRFDRVYEKNKQRLRLREAGYGSLSLLFSELHITPTLVRCLLNQVLHTDQVVNYKDLMALVQLTHRAGPSVRLLVCKRVYQLLQSQQEAALHISMQQCWQDTLMRLYLRGDGSLPPPRSSDAISTCSLDLSRTSAGSTHRLEPPLERRPRAGSTGRLDRLEDDRFSVGDTRSVDSMENGDVISLLDTPSSSASSKPWTVGKTGGLLLDLSHLQAYEGGDSGSQTPGSMPSTPSPVETSKPFPGTCEAASSCLTDDHFLFSDNISLGDSFNNAERAEEELCSMLLEIILCVMWRGVEGSDDSAWLERGQVFSALTKLGTANELLLPVDHIKLSLMERMLEWAVSDNREASAATLPQHTENAVRLLHMVQDFLQAEGLVNPTLWTEKVLEETVTLMDSLMVWFSSGTQWFTLSQVGLRLLLGFMAQHDPQVCALATAKLNGVLQTKEVSSQDEACYLLGKVENILQRSVQEQTEETYSFLVPLLRTLLSKVHRLLYMELHLPQLPDTNGSPSFFEDFQIYCNSTEWRVYLDKYIIPYMKQYEIETFSQGHEAMALYWKECYEAFMVSLHRRERDRGESKIRFQEQFVEPFSRRGRHENLRYNSMLKQQHGLHSATLRQWKAARRGLVCERGPWDDRKQDDIHWRVSSAENFSRMRLKLVRNYNFDLHTEASALRDNLGVHQQRVNTEPLLLEAVKQVKVSDLEDDILELPEDDPSTTAKVEAEDAGQKEKLVLWEDCELVTIVDVVPGRLELTTQHIYFYDSSQEKDEGVGHDFKWPLSQIREVHLRRYNLRRSALEIFLIDQTNYFLNFKKEVRNKVYSRMLLLRAFSLSGTRSPQEVLRASGLTQKWVNREISNFDYLMQLNTIAGRTYNDLAQYPVFPWILVDYTSEELDLSDPRVFRDLSKPVAVLNERNAKAVREKYESFEDPTGTIDRFHYGTHYSNAAGVMHYLIRVEPFTSLHIQLQSGRFDCADRQFHSISATWQTLMDNPNDVKELIPEFFYFPEFLENQNGFDLGRLQISKERVNDVVLPKWAKSPEDFIYKHRKALESEFVSAHLHEWIDLIFGHKQRGPSAVKALNVFYYCTYEGAVDLDTITDEKERKAVEGMINNFGQTPCQLLKEPHPVRLTMEEVEKRKATLDSCPLSVFEHLSDLKSFFVEGISDGVPLVKAVVPKNQSHSFITQGSPDIMVTVSHNCLVGTHGWLPYNKSISNYFTFIKDQTVSNTKTQRFLSGPFSPGVEVTASLFVVSHDGKLLFSGGHWDNSLRVTSLVKGKTVGQHIRHMDIVTCLSTDHCGIHLMSGSRDTTCMVWQVQQQGGAPVGLCPKPVQVLYGHTDEVVSVCISTELDMAVSGSRDGTVIIHTVRRGQYMRCLRPPCESSLPLTVLHLCVSWEGHLLVHTCLEGKASLKDKNALHLYSVNGKHLCSERLKEQVTDMCVSGEHVVVGSEQGYLSIRHLYSLELSVEPMAMRVPVRCVSVTKEQSHVVVGLHDGKLIIVGVGRPSEMSSSRISRRLWGSNRRVSQISSGETVFNPNQDHGQTSPSP